The following is a genomic window from Neodiprion virginianus isolate iyNeoVirg1 chromosome 1, iyNeoVirg1.1, whole genome shotgun sequence.
AAAGTGAACTAAAAAGTTGTcctaaatttattttcaagacAAAGTAAACATTTTCTGCTGCAATTATTTTAAATCTAATACCCACACCTGCATGTATTGACATTTGCTtctaaaatggaaaaaaaaccggGTAAAATGTGACAAAAATAGATTCTATTTGTATTTACACTGGTGTACTAGCTAAGGATGTTTAGCCAAATCCCAGTGAAGTTTTGTTATCAATtgtacagatttttcaattgaattaaaagtatgtataaaaaaaaaattgtctatCAAACAATGATATTTATTAGATTTTATCTCAGtgactgtgaaaatttttaaacaaatattcgtACATGAGAGAAACTATAAGTAGAACTTTTTGCATTCGTTACATGTGCTGTATAATTGGAACTTATCTCttgagaaattaaaatgatacGTATGAAATACATATAGCAGTTTATTACTTAACAATTAACATACATCCACACTTCGTTTTGAACTCAATTTTCCTTTCCCGAAGGGTCACCCTGTACTTTCTGCTTTTCCAATTGAGCTCTGCAATAACGATATGGTAAATTAATTAAGGTCGTTTTCTTGGTTGAAGCGAGTTAAGAAACGGGTAGTTTGATACCACTAATAATGACGGTAGCAAAGACAGTAcatcaaacttttcaaataaCACAGATAGACTTGAGACATGAAAACTACGAAGAGTCCGAGGCAATTCTTTAACATATTATATTAGACAAATAAGAGTCACAAGTCTTACCTTAATTGTTGGCTAAAATCATCTTCGACGTCATCGTCATCCCAGTTATCCTCCCACACGCTAATATCGGCATTGTCTTCATCTTTGGCAGTCCAATCTTCCGTGATTCAGCAAATTTGAGGTTAGAGGGTGAAGAGAAGCAAAGAATATCGGGATAAGATAAAATAAAGGAAACTTACCTTCGGCAGGAAATTCTTCGAATTCATCGTCTTCCTCAAGAAGTCCCAAATCAACTTTCGATTTATCGTTCTTGTCGgtcattttcactttatttcaCTCTGATTCCAATATGACACCGACGTCGTGAGCCTTGcacgttgttattattattaccacgAAGTATATTAAGTTTCGAGAAGGCGTACATAGGTATGTAGAATCATATTGTCTAGCTTGTTTGTAACGCCGCGAAGTATGTTTCAAGGTCAATCGCAAATAGCGCGTTCAGAATTGGAACGTATAATTTGAAAGATAATTCTAGACTATAAACAAAATGTACcggagatttttttccatgataataattttcgctATTGTAGTGACAGAAACTAACACTAGCAGGCTGATTATAATTAAGATTAAAATTGTAGTCAGTATACAACCTGGGGAAACATTACGAAAAATACAAATCGCATGCAAGACTTACCTTTTGTCGAATTCGTAGCTGCATTGACCTGTACCCATTGTGTGGATCCACGGTTGAACACATATCAGTATTTGTTTCACTATACACTCCTGTTATGCACATTGTAATAATTTCTTCGACACTGATAAGCTATTTTTTACAACCATACATCGGCAAACTCCCATCGTAGACCGTTCCAATTAGATCAAACCGCACTGAGGCACTGATATTCAGAGTTTATTCGAAGACGATAAAAACCAGTACAACGATTTTTTCGAATCACGAAAATCACTTGTTTTCTCGTCGAAAAACAAGGCACGATCTACACATGGATTGATAAAGCAATAATTACGTCTATACGCAATGTAACACTTGATAAATAAAAGCGTGTGATCACAACTCCCGTATTTACAAATTGGTGTTACTCGATTGGCGATAGGCTAAAAACTAATGTTCAAATTCGACGAAATTTGAGATTTCTCAAGCGACGCGGACGCGATTCGTACCAGTTCATACAGCGATTTTCAATCGTTTGGGAGATTATTATGCATTCGCACGGTTCGAGAATCGAACTCCAGTCATACCAATCGTGCAAAATTTCGGGTAACATATCGGGCTGCCAATCGTTGGTCCACGGTGCACGGTCGTTCTCCTCTAAATGTCCGCTGTCGCGTAGCTTGTAATATCCGTGTTCCTCTCATTTGCCAGCTGGGAAATATAATTAaacgtaattttaaaaaaatttcaattacctGACACGGCATTCTACCTCTAAAATGATTCCCAACTGCATTAGGAGCATTGGCAGTCAAACGTCGAAAAGAAATGTGAgttattctgaaaaaaattcgaactgTTGCTGAACATGTGAATGACCTTAGAAAAAATCCCTTACTTTTTCCTATGATTTGAAAAGTAtagaatttcaattattttcactcgcTGTTTTGCCTTTCCTgtaatttttcgattaatgCCTTGAATAATCCTTCATTTTTATATCTCATTCATGGGCAAGTATGGAAGCTGGAGCAAGGTAAATATCCCAGTAACAAATTTAGTTTTCGTTGTCTATGCTTCAGCTAATATTCCAAAATGTTAATTGTAAGGTTTTTTGAGCGTGGTATCACGTGATCGATTTAATTGTAAGAGCTTGTACGAAAATCAATCTTGTTCTTTCGTAAAACATTGATTCgatttggaatatttttatgatatgACCTTGTTCATGCTGGGAAATGTGCTCTGGTCAGTTAGCACAGATAAATTATcgtattaataattaatcgaaTAATCTGCAAAATATAACCTCAAAGCATGTTTTGCGGTGATATAAATAGATGAAACATCTGTACAAAAGTTATTCAGCACCAGCTGACCCCAGAGTATTTACCGACAATAGCACCATAATATTACGTACGAGAAATTccaaataaattcaaaaattggtCACGTGGCACCACGCTCAAAACACCTTAATTGCACTTTGCTCcttgaataattcaatcacTCATCTCGTTAAATTTAgcaaattataatacatgtacacaGGAACTAAAGCTTAGCCATTTCAACAACTTTGATTACGcagcaaaaaatatttcctctGCACATGCAAAATTCTGTCTACAACGAAATTATTCAGTTTCAAATATAATGTGCTACGTAATAATCACAGTTATCGAAACATTGTCCTGGAGATCCATTTGACTACCTTCGTTTTCTTCAGCGTAacacaaaaattgatattaaatgaaatacctgacggtatgtataataaacagTTTGCTATaattgaatctttttttttttgttgcaggCTGTGTCTTTCTTATTAAACAAGAATAATTACGCGACGGAGGCATCCTTCGAAACAAAGCCATTCCGTTTACATAAATTAGAATCAGGCCCATCCACGCAGGTGTCAGTAACAAAAGAGGATGCTCTCAAGTACTACAAGCAATTGCACACCATCCGTCGTATTGAAACAGCGGCTGGCAACctttacaaagaaaaaattataagggGTTTTTGTCATCTTTACTCCGGACAGGTATGACAAACTCCCAGCTAACtttgtgtaaaatttgttaataaataattgatccAAACTTGCacaattttgtacaatttaaaaataaccaTATTTTCGATCTCCAAGTAATTTCATccttgaatttaaaaatttcacatgaAATGTGTATCACAAAAAGCTTTAACTTACTCTTGATTTTGCTGTTCCTAGGAAGCATGTGCAGTTGGGATGACTGCCGTCCTACGTCCTCAGGATTCCGTAATAACAGCGTATCGTGTTCACGGATGGACTTATCTTATGGGTGTTTCCCCGTTAGGTGTACTAGCTGAACTTACAGGGCGTCAAAGCGGGAATGCACGCGGTAAAGGTGGTTCCATGCACATGTATGCCAAGAATTTTTACGGAGGCAATGGTATTGTTGGTGCCCAGGTAAGCCAAAGATGACTGAGCTACGTTAATGAAATGAGTAGCTATATAacattatgaatttttggatAACTGAGAATTCTTAAAATTCTACTCACTAGGTGCCGCTGGGTGTTGGCGTAGCCTTTGCTGCCAAATATCAAAACACCGGTGGAGTATGTTTAGCTTTGTATGGTGATGGCGCTGCAAATCAAGGTCAGATATTCGAGGCTTACAATATTGCCAAGCTGTGGGATATTCCCTGCATCTTTGTTTGCGAAAATAATGGTTATGGTATGGGAACCAGCGCAGACCGAGCAGCTGCCAGTACGGACTATTACACAAGAGGAGACTATGTTCCCGGAATCTGGGTAAAGCAAAGATAATTCAATATTGTACAagtcaaaaatttatatataatacttggtgaattattttacactCATTAATATTCACCAGACTTTTCGAATAGTTGATAATTCAATTTCGTCTTGACAATataatttcatacaaataTGAATTACCTGAACAGGTCGATGGAATGGACGTTTTAGCCGTGCGAGAGGCTACTCGTTATGCCATTGATCACTGCACCAGTGGAAAAGGACCAATTGTCCTCGAAACAGCTACTTATCGTTACAGCGGTCACAGTATGTCAGATCCAGGCACAAGCTATCGTACTAGGGAAGAAATTCAAGAGGTTCGTCAGACTCGTGACCCTATTACCAGCTTTAAAGAAAGGATTCTCAACTCGAACTTAGTTGCAGCTGATGAACTCAAGGTAAACATTCAAACACATGATCTATCATTGACTAATAGCTAAAGCAAAGtgatattatttaaatacaaattAATCTGAACCTCTCACTGTGTTTAAAGAAACTTGAGGCTGAGGTCAGAAAAGAAGTTGATGATGCGGTGAAGATTGCTAAGACAGACAAAGAAATCCCTATGAGTGAATTGACCACAGATATCTACTCTGCACCTCTTGAAAAAGAAGTGCGCAATGTAACCCCTTTCAATCCACTACCTCATGGTAGGCTGGGTCCCGCCATTAATCTTTAGAGAAAATTATGATTCAATCAGACGCTGGTCGTGAGATTGACATGTGGCTGTAATAATTTAGTAGTAagtgaaatagaaaatcgaCAACTACTACATGCCAGATTAAAAGAATTACATTTGTTTTAAACAGAATACTGAaattgtgaataaataaattttcgaaataactGTTGCCAGTTTGTAACCTTGACGTATgcatataaaaacaaaaagagaacTATTTACGCCACAAGAATTGTATCGTTATCGTACTATTTCATATTCCTTTGTgaatagttaaaaaatttatcttcagTAGTTTACGAGATTTTGAGCATACAAAAAGTGGCCTCTTTAGAGATTCTAAATTAACATGCATAAGTAAGAAATATATAgctaatttataaaataatatgtagGTGTTATacgtaatttatattatttaaaactaTAAAGTATGTGTTAAATAATTGCAATATGGTTTATAGTAATGAATTGATTACCTCCTGCCTTCCAACATCATAGAaatcaataatgaaaaaaattatattccaaATAAACAATCCTCATTCCTCTCTCATACACGAATGCAACTATTTTAcgtaataaaacaatattaaCTGGAAATCCATATTCGTTCTGATACCTCAGAAAATACTGAACTAACTGCCTAAGTGACATATGACATACTGGCTTACCATGTAAAAGAACTTgacttcgtttcaaattttcaatatgcCATTTAATAAAACACGATTTACTTTTACAGCTGCTCCTAGTCAAAAGTTGTATGAAAAAGAGTAGCTTGAGTGACTTGAGTTAACGATAAGTAAGAACACGGTGTACGAGTAACACGATCTTAGCCTTCAAGTCAttcatgtattatataatgtatacaagTTCTATAATGTACTTTCATTAATTATCTGTTCAAGAATAATcatgtttttcgaaaataataaaaaaaaattacataaaacATTTGTTGTTATCAGGCACAGTGATTAGATAGCTCTGTCTTCTGAGAAAtgagtgaaattgaatatgCAATGACTCGATCGTTTGAGAATAATGCAActttgttgaaataaatatggtaaTTGGACAAAGGTGAAGAACGGACAGTGctaaatataattaaacagcattctaaattttaatatcgatAAATAGCGTATACATTCACTAAgataaaatatattgattctaatgtgtataataatattgacgTATGATTACTTGGAAGGTCATAAACTTTTCCTTGCCATTACTATACaataattgattataatttttagcGCATAATCAACAATAATTAGGGTATTTCAAGTTTTGTCTTATCTCTTCATGGGATTAATATTTACAAGATGCTATTCGATGAGCTTGTGAAGTAGAGTACATTTATAAACTACTTCGATGATCAAGATTGTTCAAAGAGGTGCTTGAAAAGTGGGtgacaattaattttcattttgttaaaATACATTCAATCTCACTCGATGCATGGGGCACagtgaatagaaataattgtCTTTACAGAATTGTACTACAActgcatgaaaaaaattgtaattgacAATGTTTTTTAGCcttcaattttaaaatcatatAACGCTCTGATGATGTATTATTGTCAACAAACTGGACGTAAGATGAATGAACAGTATAAACAAAATGCATAAAACATCATGTAAATAATGTGacggaatgaaaattcagaCTATATACTTTCACTATTTAATGTTACCAACTTCAATAAAATCTCAACGTGTAAGGAGGATAACGAGACAAAAAGTTTTAAATCAActgagaaataattcaaagaaTTATTCACGATCTCTTGAAGATTTAAATGTATAGGAACATATTGTAACCCAGATATATTCCCAAGCGTAATTGTATCGAATGACATGCTTTTTCATTCGACTTgatcttgagaaaattttgggATATCACCTAATAATAAACAAGTAAAATGTTTCGCTAGCTTCGGTCATCGATTgaataaagtaataaaaatattcagaatgCTAAGACATCAACTTTTCAGATCAACACCCTATGTACAGTTACATGTCTATGAGCAACTTCTACTCTTTTATACGTTCGCCTGCTTtaaagtacaaaaatattttcgtcatcTTGATTAACAACATCGATGATACAGCCTGAGTTATCTAGTACATACTTTATCCTTCATACAATTCCTAGCTCGTTTTTAGCAAAGTCCTAATACAAATATctttaaacaatttcaatgCCTAAAGTTACGAATACTTATTTAAATggccaaaataattttcaaatcgtaaggaaataaaaatacaagtcATAATGTCTATCATTGAGATGTACCTGCACGTTACAACTTATTGTACATCAAACTTAAGTTCtctgaaatattatattactttaaatttaataatagaACTGTCTAATTATTTAAACGTGTTTTTGTGAAATTATGTGCactatgtatataattaaaaCTTCGGCACAAGCTTAATGTCTCTTCGTTTAATACTTGGTATTTTAAAGATTCTACCAGTCATTAGCAAGTATTggaaacaagaaaagaaagaaatcacACGATATCCATTcatgaatataaaattgtatcgagatagataaattttcattatattgtTTGATCCTATTTAACTGCACCAAGTGTTTCAAAAGCATTGCAATCAAacatttcataaaaatgtcgACTAAAGCCACTATGAAACACCAAGTATTTCCATAACTACTCACAACCGAACGAGGAGGCAAGCCTAAGCTTTGATAATCGAAATCAATAATCGATAGTGAGAAATAAACTACACTTTAATGAACTAGATCCTCGACTACCTTACTAATTGTGAATCACCAAACATATTATTTGCTGTTTCCcgttattatacacatatcgTATTAAAATAATAGGCACAATCGGCAATAGCAATGTTAACAAAAATGTAAGACCATAGCAATGCATGATAACAGCCATTACTGACAATAGATCATACAAATGAATTATTGCTACTGCTGATTAAACATCACGCACCTACtattgaatgaatgaattaattaattattgctaCTGCTGATTGTACTATTATTCAAGTACTCCTTATTTCAACATAACACCTATAAGTAAACAATTTCACATGAAATTGTAgtgtttttaaatataaatcagaATAAGAATTGATGTAAAACTTTCGAGTTTCTGTTTACAATGAAACAACTATTCGGAAGAATATGAGAACATGTAAAATTACTGATACGAGAAAATAGTTTCATGACTAAATATTTCACGAGAATATTCCGTACCTCAATTAATTTCCTGTAACCTGTAGTGATTATTCAGAGTCATTACACAAACTGTATATTAATGATGATAAAAgcataagaataaaaatacggATGCAATCGGGCCAACTGTCAGTAAAGAGAGCACAGATACATGCAAGATAAATATAATTCACATCAGAGTTACTAACAGTGGCATATCGTTAACtatacaatttatttcctGAATAAAACGTAAATGTTAAATATACTCGCAGGATTGATGTCATAAATTAACACACACAAGACAACTAGCAGGTTGAATCTATAATTTTGGTTCAAGTTGCAGTTTCTAGTATGCAGGAATATGACATAGTTTCAAAGATAAGGGTTTGCAGTTATTGAGAATCGACAAATATATCGTGACATATAAAACTTGACATCCCATTTAGAATTATTAACAActgaataaatattgatttttaatattataatgtATTTTTCTAAACGACCCGTTCCTAGAGCGacttcgataaaaaaaaatcctgaaagTTTGGCGCTCTGGTGATTTTATACTTAACACCATCGTTGCTAGTTTCCAAATCGAGTTCATAAAGAAAAACcttaattattgaaaatggaTATGTTCTACTATCTCGAAAGACCGGATGGCATCTTTTCGAGAAAGTCTTGTTCGATCACTGCTTCTAATTGATTGATATTCAATGTTTCATGTGAATCAGTCGATCTACGACTAAGTGCTGTAAAGAACGGGTACAGATCTTGTAACGAGCGAATGTTGTTCGATGCCAGTAGAAGTTCGCCAGGTGACGATGTCAACGGAGCAACCTCTCCACCATACTGTAATTTAATACGATGGAATTAAAGGCACtagaaaattcattattttgttcaaagtgtaactttttatcgtatgcaataaatattcaattgtaGTATGTGTAGCATAGGAATCTCTTTCGTACTCGATCTGAAAGTTTATGACTAATAAAATACACACTTATAACTACATTTCATTTTAAACATAGATGAATAGCCCAGAATATACGAAAGCAATAAAGCATAAATCTAACgcttttaataaaatttaaaacaaacaTGCAACCGTTTGAAGATAAGCACAGAGCACCTATTTTATTCGACCTGTATACATTGGACCGGTTCCAGATGTAGTCTAAggaaactttatttttaaaccaTGGGATAAGAGAAGGTGAGTTCGAAATGTCAGAACAGCAGGCTTTAAATTACAAGATTGTACTAGTCTTGCAGCCATTTCCAATTTGAGTAAAGACTGGAGACACGTgttgaatattaatattagtCTAATTTTGAGAGTTCATCTTGataattgtatttatattcaatacTAGGTCATGCAGGGGTAAGTTCGTATAATTCTGTTCATAAATGAaaacttgaatgaaaataacaatcgCATAATCAGAGACGGGATTAATTACTTTGtggttaaaatatttcaatgtgAATGCCGACTCATTAAATGTCAAATCCAATATTTAAGTGCACCACGAGTCacattttatataaatttagtTTTTCACAAGGTATCAAGCAAAGCTGTGTTAATCTCTCTCTATATCGGCTAAATCCTAGAGAAGCGATAATAAGAAAATGTTTACATCACATTCAAtgaatttctttgtttcatttcaCTAGATCTGGAATCTTTAAGAATATTGGTATACTTTACAGTGTGCTGACAATTTGAGCGGACTATAAAGAATAACAAATAATATGCAGCTTTCTCAGTTTGATATTGTCAAACACTTCTACAACAGGATTTTAGTCCGTAACATAAAgagtaattataatttataattttattactctACCTATAAAATCGCCACAAAACATAACGCGGATTGCGAATTATTCAATCCCTAGTTTCACGTAACGGAGTCTCAAATattagagaatttttttcagaaaagcTGGATTTCACCGGTACTGTATAAAGCAATCGATATACCTATGTGACTAAACtacgaatgaataataaaggCACTGGACTTGCATACACATCAGATGACAGTGAATGATGAACAGAGTCAACGAGTCAGTGCAGAATTAACCGGCAGAATGAACGGACTCAAACACGTGTGTATGCTGATTTTGAGCATAAACGTGTCGACAACTATTTCTCGTAAGTCTGTGAGAAAAGATTAATTTTATGCTAATGAAAGGTTCTCGAATTgtttgaaagatttttgaaacaatcatctttcttttttactcaGTTGAATACCTGGCGTACAGAGTTTTCTTGTTGAATGCaaatataatgtatgtatatttaaagGAACAATGCCAATAAGTactatttataattttcattgttatgACTAGTGATTTTGCAGTAATGCAGAaagcaaataaattattagTGTATTATAACTAATACTTCACGAGAGAATGACCTTGAATTTAAGTTGTGCGCTGTAATCTTTACTAGTCAGTATGCTGAAGATATTTTGCCACAACATTTTTGCAGTTTTGAACCCGATTCGGAAGTGCATTAGCAGAACTTTACTCGCTACTGTTATTGTAATATTCAAAAACTCTGTCACACTTTATTTGAAACTTTCTGAATGTATGGATAAAAAACtgtttgtgaaaaatgaagatgTAGCAAAGGGCATTTGCGTAACTAATATAGAAcggtttgatatttttttgtgtacCTCTAAAATATTGTATGATTATTCAGTAAAAATGAAACCTGTAGCAACGGGTGTAATGGCGCAGTTAATAAACAGGGCCATAATTGCTTAACTAGGCTTAATTGAGTCTACTTGATATTAATTGATGAGAATAAAACGAATATTGTGAATGAagatgtaataataaataattatacaacgaTAACATCACTTAAATCTGTCAAGTAATAACAAGCGTTAAGATTTCGTCAAGCGATAGATAGGCTAGATAAAATGCTGTTAAGTAATTAATCGATATTTACTAGTAGTGGGTCTCAAGTGTACCAAAGAAACATCTTTCCAACTATTTGAATACCTAATACTTTACTTAGGTAATAATACTTCGGTCAGGTACTGAAGTATGCGATAGTACCTAATCTAAAAGTGGCTTTTGTTTGCAGAATACGTAGATGATTCAGATTACGAGGACTATGGTGTGTACGATGAATTTCTATCGAATGATATCAGACCTATGCAACAACCTAAAAAACAAGTAGATACTACCCAAGATGATTTTTACATAATAAATGATTATGAGGAGGCAATATCtaaaaatgatataaataaaaattatatacatgcTGCGAACGAGGAAATAGCTTTGGATCTAGAGAAAGACGAAGGATCCATACAAGTGATTAAACCGCCTTATCAACATCTCAAATGGTTACAATCACCAGAAAGAGTGTATCAATATACAAAACATAGAATACCTGGTTACGATTATCATGAGTTAGATTTCATGGGACATAAAAAACTAAATAAGTGTGATGCGAGATCTGTTTGGTCTCACTGCGTTTGTCAATTCACATGCTCTAACCCGAATGAAGTTGATTGTTACATGCCATGTATAAGTGGATGCGAGTGTAAAGAAGCATATGTATTTGACGAAAACTCACAACTATGTGTACCACTAGAAATGTGTCAAtagcaagaaaatataaacatttatgaaaaataaaactgctgagtcaaaaatttataacattgAGAATAATGAAACCTATTTTGTTGATGAGTTATTATTCTGTTCCAAACATTCCCTTTCATGTCATTCGCATAGAGTGAAAAATCATCAAACAAATGTAAGGCAACGCAATTCATAAAATACTGTTTATGACCTCAACTAGGTTTTCACAGTACTCTTTGATAAATGCTCACATGTTAGAATGATGAATACATACCTTAGTGTCCATAAGCCTTGcaattctggtaatgtgagGCACAAAATCTGTTTGACGCTCACCGTTCTGTATACTGTCTGATGCTGCATCACCCACAAATGCCCATCGATACCTAAgtatatcaaatatattaatgAATAAGAGTATAAATAGGTAATTAAAGAAGCAGAATACTATtgaagtatatatatatatatatgtatatatatatattatacaataacaataatgcgttaaattttttttgttatacgAACATTTGAAACTGCGGAAGTCTGTGCGCAGGTAAGAGCAATGCGAGGTCCAACAGTTTAGCAGTAGCTAATTGTAGTTGTAGCCAGTGTGGGTGTCCGTGAGCTTGAAGACCATTACTGGCATTTACTGCCCATGAGGAATCCAATGCGGATAAAAGTTTAATGTGAGAGCTATatgaacaaaattaaaaacaattgcaattttttaacttcGTTGATAGTCAAAAATCACTAAAAGTAGCCAACGGTACATGAAATTTGGTTCGTATGAATGCATGTTATATGGTAAAAAGCCAGCCAAAATCATACAAGGACAACACAAAGTACAATTGAAATTCGTATTATTCCTGAAAGATACGTATgcaacattattattatagcaATTACATTATAACGGTAATGCTTCATGAAACCCACATATCAATGTTGTCGAAATATAGCACCGGA
Proteins encoded in this region:
- the LOC124298220 gene encoding uncharacterized protein LOC124298220, whose amino-acid sequence is MTVNDEQSQRVSAELTGRMNGLKHVCMLILSINVSTTISQYVDDSDYEDYGVYDEFLSNDIRPMQQPKKQVDTTQDDFYIINDYEEAISKNDINKNYIHAANEEIALDLEKDEGSIQVIKPPYQHLKWLQSPERVYQYTKHRIPGYDYHELDFMGHKKLNKCDARSVWSHCVCQFTCSNPNEVDCYMPCISGCECKEAYVFDENSQLCVPLEMCQ
- the LOC124298191 gene encoding probable pyruvate dehydrogenase E1 component subunit alpha, mitochondrial isoform X2, coding for MIPNCIRSIGSQTSKRNAVSFLLNKNNYATEASFETKPFRLHKLESGPSTQVSVTKEDALKYYKQLHTIRRIETAAGNLYKEKIIRGFCHLYSGQEACAVGMTAVLRPQDSVITAYRVHGWTYLMGVSPLGVLAELTGRQSGNARGKGGSMHMYAKNFYGGNGIVGAQVPLGVGVAFAAKYQNTGGVCLALYGDGAANQGQIFEAYNIAKLWDIPCIFVCENNGYGMGTSADRAAASTDYYTRGDYVPGIWVDGMDVLAVREATRYAIDHCTSGKGPIVLETATYRYSGHSMSDPGTSYRTREEIQEVRQTRDPITSFKERILNSNLVAADELKKLEAEVRKEVDDAVKIAKTDKEIPMSELTTDIYSAPLEKEVRNVTPFNPLPHGRLGPAINL
- the LOC124298191 gene encoding probable pyruvate dehydrogenase E1 component subunit alpha, mitochondrial isoform X1, with protein sequence MIPNCIRSIGSQTSKRNYGSWSKAVSFLLNKNNYATEASFETKPFRLHKLESGPSTQVSVTKEDALKYYKQLHTIRRIETAAGNLYKEKIIRGFCHLYSGQEACAVGMTAVLRPQDSVITAYRVHGWTYLMGVSPLGVLAELTGRQSGNARGKGGSMHMYAKNFYGGNGIVGAQVPLGVGVAFAAKYQNTGGVCLALYGDGAANQGQIFEAYNIAKLWDIPCIFVCENNGYGMGTSADRAAASTDYYTRGDYVPGIWVDGMDVLAVREATRYAIDHCTSGKGPIVLETATYRYSGHSMSDPGTSYRTREEIQEVRQTRDPITSFKERILNSNLVAADELKKLEAEVRKEVDDAVKIAKTDKEIPMSELTTDIYSAPLEKEVRNVTPFNPLPHGRLGPAINL
- the LOC124298245 gene encoding 26S proteasome complex subunit SEM1, whose protein sequence is MTDKNDKSKVDLGLLEEDDEFEEFPAEDWTAKDEDNADISVWEDNWDDDDVEDDFSQQLRAQLEKQKVQGDPSGKEN